The Eremothecium gossypii ATCC 10895 chromosome VII, complete sequence nucleotide sequence TGTCCTACCAATTGCGATTACTTCCTTTATCGAAGCCTCTGTGGCGATTGGGCGCTTGACTAATTTCCTTACCGCGGAAGAGTTACAAAGAGACGCTATTACTCGTGAGCCAGCCGTTAAAGCACCTGGGGGCGTTGCTGTGGCGCTAGCTGACAATGCTACATTCCTATGGCAGCGTAAACCTGAGTACAAGGTTGCCCTGAAAAACATTAATTTCCGTGCGAAAAAGAGTGAGCTAACATGCATAATCGGCAAAGTTGGAAGTGGCAAAAGCGCTTTAATCCAGGCTATGCTTGGAGACCTATTCCGTGTAAACGGTAGCGCAGTTGTCCGCGGTAATGTTGCCTATGTGTCGCAAGTTGCTTGGATAATGAACGGTACGGTACGGGATAATATCCTGTTTGGTCATAAATATGATGCGAAGTTTTATCAACAAACTATCAAGGCCTGTGCATTAACTGTCGATTTATCTATACTACCTGATGGTGACAACACTTTTGTTGGAGAAAAGGGTATCTCTCTATCTGGTGGCCAGAAGGCACGGTTGTCCTTAGCAAGAGCCGTTTATGCGAGAGCAGATACCTACTTACTTGATGATCCACTTGCTGCTGTTGATGAGCACGTTGCGAAACATTTGCTCCAGAATGTCTTTGGTCCTAATGGTTTGTTGAAGTCAAAGGCTAGAGTATTAACTACCAATAAGATAACGGCCTTGGAAATTGCGGATCACATAGTATTGCTTGAAAATGGAGAGATAGTCCAACAAGGCACTTTTAGTGAAGTGATATCCGATGAGGACTCTGCTATTTCTAAGCTGGTATTGCACCATGGTAAGAAACAGAACGGCGCCCCTACTTCAGGAGAATCATCCAGTCCTAGTTCATCCGCTTTCGAATATGATGTTGTTGAACCTGACTTAGATCTTGAGAAGCTTGCGGATGAAGAGCTTCAGGTACAAGATGTTTTCAGTTTACGGAGACCTAGTGATGCGACGTTCAAGAGCATATCCTTTGCAGAAACAGCCCACGAAGAGCACCGTGAGCAAGGTAAGGTCAAATGGAGTATCTATCTCGAATATGCCAAAGCCTGTAACCCTCGTCATGTTGTGGTTTTCCTCTGTGTCCTTACTCTCTCGATGTTCTTGTCGGTAATGGGTGGTGTTTGGCTAAAACATTGGTCCGAAGTGAATACCAGATACGGGTACAACCCCAATGTGGCGTTATACTTGGGCGTGTATTTCATGTTCGGTTTGGGCGCTTCACTGTCAACTTTGATACAAAGTGCAATTCTTTGGATCTATTGCAGCATCCATGCGTCTGTCTATCTTCATGAATCTATGCTTGCGGCAGTTCTAAGGGCACCGATGTCCTTCTTCGAGACTACACCAATCGGGCGGATTTTGAACAGGTTTTCCAACGATATTTACAAGGTTGATGAGCTTTTGGCCAGAACTTTCTCTCAATTCTTTGCTAATACCACCAGAGTATCGTTCACCATCATCGTGATTTGCGTCACGACATGGCAATTCACCTTTTTTGTTATTCCGCTGGCGATGCTTTACATATATTACCAACAATATTACCTGAAGACGTCCAGGGAACTGCGTCGCTTGGACTCAGTGACTAAATCCCCAGTCTATGCCCATTTTCAGGAGACTCTAAACGGTGTGTCGTCGATCAGAGGTTATGGCCAACTTGATAGGTTCATTCATATCAATCAGGCCCGCATCAACAACAACACTAGCGCCTATTACCCATCCATGAATGTCAATCGTTGGCTAGCATACCGCTTGGAATTTATTGGATCATGTATTATCTTTTTCGCAGCAACCCTGTCTGTATTCAGACTTGCTAGTGGTTCCCTAACCTCAGGAATGGTGGGTCTATCCCTAAGTTATGCGCTTCAAATCACCCAATCTCTTAACTGGATTGTGCGTATGACCGTCGAGGTGGAAACCAATATCGTCTCAGTAGAAAGAATTAAGGAGTACGCTGAATTGGAACCCGAAGCACCACAATTTATAGCCAACAGTGTCCCATCAGGAGATTGGCCTAAAGACGGCGAAATTAAGTTTGAAAACTACTCCACGAGATATAGACCTGGGCTAGACCTCATTCTTCGTGGCATTAACCTCCATATTAAGCCACATGAGCGGGTCGGTATTGTGGGTAGAACAGGTGCCGGTAAGTCTTCATTAGCCCTTTCGCTTTTCAGAATTATCGAAGCCGCAGAAGGCCATATCTCCATAGATGGTGTGCCCATTGACACTATAGGCCTGACTGATTTGAGAAAAAAGCTGTCGATTATTCCTCAGGATTCTCAGGTATTTGAGGGGACGGTGCGGGACAATATAGACCCCACTAAGCAGTATACTGACGAACAAATCTGGAAAGCCCTAGAGTTATCGCATCTGGCAGACCATGTCAAAGGAATGGGAAGTGATGGTTTGGACACGCCGTTGACAGAAGGCGGCAAGAACTTGAGCGTGGGCCAACGCCAGCTAATGTGTCTGGCTCGTGCTCTACTAATTCCATCCAGGATCTTGGTTCTTGACGAGGCAACTGCTGCAATCGATGTGGAAACTGATAAGGTTATCCAAGATACGATAAGAAGCTCGTTCAACGATAGGACTATATTGACGATTGCCCACAGAATTAATACTATCATGGACTCCGATAAAATCGTCGTTTTAGATAAGGGTACGGTTGCTGAGTTTGACACCCCCGAGAACCTACTCAAGAAGAAAGAAGAGTCTATATTTTATACCCTATGCAAAGAAGCAGGGTTGACCAGTTAATTTATAGAGAGATACTTTAGTGCAGAATTTCAAAAAACATTTTGACATATGTAACGCCACAAGGTACATACACTTATAAAAAACAATCTAATAATTCAAATTTCACGCTGCAAGGTGCAAACACTTATAAAACAATCCAATAATTCAATTTTATTTAACGTTTAATATACCACATGCACAATACTTCTATATATGTTGTGCAGAAGAAATGTAATTATATAATGTATCAAAAACTGCTATCACGTGGCCGATTATGCTTGGATACTATATCACACACCGGAGTTTAGAAGCATAGCGAATACACGGTTACTCGAAGTCCGTAGCGTACTGTGCAGCCTGATTTGCAAAGTTATTCAATGTCTCATTAGCAGCGGAGACGTTTAGAGGAATTCCGCCATTGGAGTCACCGACTAGGGGGTCGGCAGAAAGCTGCTTGGCACCATGTTGCAGTTGTACGTGTTGTGCACCATGCTCCACACCCTGATGAcgttgctgctgctgtttctgctgctgctgcttctgctgctgttgttgCCTGGCAGCCTCGGCAGCGGCGGTTGCAGCAGCTACCTGATCGTCAAATGTATCGTTTGGATTGATTTGCGAGTCTGGTACCTGGTGAAAATCGAGAATCTCGGAGTACATCATAACACGCCATGTGTCAACCGGGAGGTCTGCATCGTTGAAGTTCCAATCGAACTTGGCGTCTGCAACCGGCTCGTCAGTCGGATCGTGGTAGGGCGCCAGATAGGGATGAGTCAGAGCGTCGCCCGCTGTGATTCTCTTTTTGGGGTCGAAGACAAGCATTTTCTCCAACAAATCCACAGCGTCGGGTTTCAGATTCTTGAAACGCTCTGTGAACGGAACAGGATCGCGGTGGGGGAGCGACGTCACAAACTTCAGGGTGTTCTCGGAGCAAATGGTGTCAATGACATCTTTCGGCGGGGAGCCCAGCAGGTCGGTAATGATCGAGAACTGGTGCACGTGGTCCTTGCCCGGGAACAGCGGCTTGCCCTCGATCATTTCCGCAAATATGCAGCCCGCGGACCAGATGTCCACCTCCACGTTGTACTTCTGCCATGTCAGCATGATCTCCGGCGCGCGGTAGTAGCGCGTCGACACGTAGCCCGTCATCTGCGGGTCCTGGATGCGCGCAAGCCCAAAGTCGCAGATCTTCAGATCGCAGTTCTCGTTGATCAGGATGTTGCTGGGCTTCAGGTCGCGGTGTATCACGCCCGCGGAGTGCACGTACTTCAGCCCCCGCAGGATCTGGTACAGAAAGTACTGCAGAAACTGCTTCTCCAGCGGCCGCGTCTGCAGCAGCCGGTGCAGGTCCGTGCCCTGCAGCTCCGTCACAAAGTAGATGTCCTCCAGCGGCGACAGGAAGATATCCTCCAGGCATATCAGGTTCTCGTGCCGCAGGTgcttcagcagcttcagctcCCGGTACGTCCGCTTCGCCAGCACCGCCGTCGAGAACGGCTTCATGATCTTCTTAATCGCCACCGGCTGCTGCGTGTACGTGTCCACCGCAGAGCACACCAGCCCGAACGCGCCCATCCCCACCGGGTTCAGGTCTGCATACCGGTTCGTGATCTCGAACACTGTCCCGAAGATCTGCGTCCGGTAGAACTCCTCTTGGCTCGCCATCGTCCTTGCTCGCCACATGCAGGCAGACGGCAACCTCGTTCGCTGTTCATCCCCTTCGTCACACAGGACGTTGGATGCCGTAAGCAGCGTTGCTTTTGATCCTCGAGATCGGCCGGGTAACCCGCGGCCGCTTCTATTTTAGTATTCATATCTCAAGCACATCCATTCCGGCCGTTTGGgggcgccgccgcactCGTGTCCATTCCTACCGTGGCACTTAGGGCTATCCTGTCGGAGCGCCCCGCCGACCGCCTTATCGGCACCAAAAGTAGAAGCCCCGGCCCCGCGTGGCTCAGACTCACCATCGGTGCTATTTACTTTTCGATCAGATcgcggcgcgcggtggCCGGCATTTCCGGAAGCGGCCACGGAGCAGAGGTGGCGCATTCGAATCGCATACGTCTTCGCCACGCCGGAAAAAAAATTTTCGGCTATATAAGGAGAGGCGGCCGTCTTGCTGCAGGCAGTTTCACTTTCTCTAAAACCAAAGAACATCGATTTCTTTAGTCACTCGCTTCCTTACACCGAAATGCAATTCTCCACCGTCGCTTCCATcgcagccgctgccgccgtcGCCTCCGCTCACGCCAACGTGACCACGGCCACCGCCACCAGAAACCAGACCACCTTGGTCACCATCACCCACTGTGAGGACAAGACCGCATGCACTGCGCACGTCTCTCCAGCTTTGGTCTCCACCGCCACCGTCACCATCGACAACGTTGTGACCTTGAGCGAGACCTGGTGCCCACTATCCACCACTGAGGCTCCTAAGCCACCAGTTTCCACCGCCAAGCCACCTGCTTCCTCCAACGCGACTGTTCCTCCAACTGAGACCCCAGTCGTCTCCTCCTTCACTGGTGCCGCTGCCAAGGCCCTaccagctgctggtgccttgttcgcgggcgctgctgctTTGTTGTTGTAAGTTTAGTTCCGCCGCGTGAGCCCTCGTTTCGTTTAGAGATATATAGGAACTTATGTGACTGATTCTAAGCTTTTACACCAGCATGATTTTGGTTCTGCGGCGCACCGACCTGGTGacggcgcgccgcgcggggcgggcgcACGACGGCCCCCGCCCGTACGTAGTTTATAGTTCGTCAGAAGTCACGTACCGAACGTGCTGCTTATAGATGTGATAAGGCATATCCGCCCGTAGGGCGACGCCGAAGCCAGACGCCGAAGCCAAACGCCGGCCAGGGGTCAGGGGCGGTCACGTGCAAATCACTTGACGGTATGGTGAATTTGTAATCGGCTGCGGCCTGCGTGAAAAATAGTGTTACCAGCGCGGCGTCCCGGGTTCTACGGATAGTATTTCAGTAGGGCGCTGAGCGGGTACTGCACTGAGGAGGCGCGAGGAGACAGCAGTCGAGCTACAATGTCTGAGCGCGGGGAGCAGTTTTCCATGGAGCTACCCAACGTGCTGCCGCACGAGAATATGTACCTGGTGCAGATAGGCCACAAGCTGTTCCGCATCAGCGGGGCATCGCTGTCCTCGGACTCGCCGTCGTACTTCACGGAGTACTTCCGGCGGCGAGGGGAGGAGCGGGAGGTCGAGGAGGCGCGGGACGGCAAGGACATCCTGTTCATCGACCGGTCGCCGGAGGTGTTCGAGCTGATCTACAGCCACCTGCAGGGGTACTGCATCACGGTGCGGGACGAGCTGCAGTACACGATGCTGTTTGCGGACGCGATGTACTACAGCCtgccgcggctgcgggaCATGCTGAAGCACTCGGAGTACTACTACACGTGCATCGGGGGGACGTCGTTCAAGATACCCAAGGACCTGCTGAGCGCGCACGGGAACTCGCCGAACTACTTCGACGTGGCGGTGGACTCGCTGTACACGGGGCTGGAGCAGATGTACCTGTCGCGCAAGCCGAtccggccgccgccgcagtCGCCGCCGTACGTGGCGCGGTCGCCGGCGCTGTTCAGGGACATCATCGCGCTGCTCAACGGCGCGGAGATCACGATGGATGACCGCAAGCGCAACTCGCTGCTGAAGGAGTGCCGCTTCTACCACTTCCTGAACCTGGAGCAGCGGCTGCTCAAGGCGGAGGTCGGCTACGACCCGTTCTACAAGAGCGAGCTGATCACGATGCAGATCAACGACCTCAGCCCCAAGGGCATCGGCGTCAAGGCCAAGTCCGAGAAGATGGCGGGCTGCCCGGGGCAGGAGCCGGAGgagccgccggcggcggacTCGCAGGacgcgccgccggccaAGCGCCAGCGGCTGTGCACCGACTGGCACATCTGCAGCTACATGCGGCCCTACCTGGACTCGACCCCGCGCGACCTGATTTTCCAGATCAGCGCGATGGACTGCATCATATACTTCAACAAGCGCAAGAAGACCATCCACGTGAACATCCGCGGCGACACCGCCATCCGGTTTGTGTCCCTGTTCGGCAGCCAGATGCAACAGTACGGCGTCAGCCTGGACTCCTACCGCGACCCCGCACTGACCGACGGTCTCATCATCCCCTGCTGTGTTTCCGTCTGCGACCTGACGGTCAACGGCATCAAGTGCACCAACATCTGCTCGCTGATCGACGAGTGCAAGATCACGGAGAAGATCCCGGACTTCACGCGCGGCGACGGCTGCGTGCCCGGCCTCAAGCTGGTCCTCCTCAAGAGCATGTGGCGCCTGGGTGTGAAGGAGGGAGAGATCATCTTGGTCTGCATCAGGGGCGAGGCCGTCACGGGCGTCAACGAGTTCCACCACAACATCAAGTACCTCTGAGCGTGGCCCGTCCTATTTATAGCGCTACGTTATTTCTGTTCGTGCCATTACGTACCTCGCGTGTAATATTATTATATTTGTGTAGTCTGCCTGCCGCGCGCCTCGAACGCCGGTTTCGCAGCGCGGTCCCCGGACAGATATCCGCATGCTGCGACGCAACCGCGcccgcctgccgccgctgccgccgccagctgcttTGCCACCGCCAGCTCTGCAAAAAAACTAGTAAATCTCTTTGTAAAACGGTTCATCCTTATGCAGGGGAACTGCTGATCATCTCTGTATTGTTTCAAATTGACCAAATGTCCAAGCGACCGAAATCGCAAGGACGCCAAGGATGCTATGAAAGCGCTATATGAAAAAAACGGCGCGCACGTGATCAAACGTATAAAAGGATATCAGTCGTCCATCACATGACGTGCCCCGAACTCCGCGCGGGCGTTTCCGGGCGAACATACCGATCTGTGTGGCCAGGAGAGCTCTGATTTTGCTGCGCTAGTTGCGTGGGATCGGCAACAAAGGCATCGTAGCGCAACGACGCGGTACGTATTGCGACAAGGACGGGGAGGGGCGCACAAAGACGGCGCGCTGGCATCGCTTGGCGGCCAGAGCCAGACATGCGGCGAGGCAGTAGCGGCTCGGTGCGGTTTCTGGATGTCTGCGCGAACATGAAGTTCCCGCTGGAAGATGTAAACAAAGTACGTAAATTTCGCATCTTCTCAACCAACTCATGGGCGATAGGAGCAGGCTGACAGACTAGGCAGGCGCAATGCAGCAACCACTGAACGATATCAGCAACCGGGAGGCTGCAACCAGGGGGTCGGACGTGTTCAAGAGGCTGGCGGGGTCGCCGATGCGGAGGGATGGGGCAGCGATGGACAAGCCTGCCATGCGGCTCTCCCCCGGCAAGCACGCGTACCAGACGTCGCCCaagcggctgctggcacccGAGCACCTGCGGAGTCTGACACAGAGCGTGGACCGGCACTTTTTCAACACAGCGCGGGCGACGGGGAGGCCCGGGAGCCGCGACGCGGCGTTCACGGCGTCGCCCACGAAGGGCGATGGCGGCTTCAGCAACATGACGGTggcgggcggcgacggGTCGTTGAGCCGGATCCGCAACCGCTTCTCGCCGGTGAAGGAGCGCAAGCCGATCCTGGCGTCCGAACAGGAGGACGGGGCGGCGACGCGGCAGAATCTCCTTGCCAAGTTGCAGCGCGAGGAGGACGTGACGCAGGTGACGCGGCGGAACACGCGGCAAAACTCCGAGGCATCGAGGTACAAGGTGGGCAAGAGCCAGATCGTGACCCGCAGCAGGAACGTCAAGTTCGAGCTTCCAGAAGATAGGATGATCGCGATTGAGTTACAGAACCTTAAGCAGCTTATACACACGCTAATTGAGAGGCAGGACCAGCTTGAAGACAGGCTCACGCggctggaggagcagcCGTAGGGCTACCACGTCTTGCGGTCGAGCGGGATGCCCAGCTTATGCTTGACGACGTCCATTGCTGCAATGGCGTCCTCTGAGCTGTCGTGCTCGCCCGTCTGGATCCGTCTACTGAGCTCCTGAAAGGCTAGATTCCGGAGGGAGGACTTGAACTTACCATTCGGGTATAATATAGCTGTATCAATAATTTTATCATGTATAATCCGTAATACGTTCAGGTCGTTTTCCAGGCCGTGGCCAATCAGTATGCTGTTCTCGTTAATCATCGCCGGCGACAAAAATACCTCCCTCGCCTCCTCAAATGTCTTCGCCACAGCGCGGTCTATCTCGTGGACGCCGCTGAACTGGGTGTTGAGGTCGATGATCTCGCCCAGTGGCTGCACGATCTCGTCAAAGAGCACGGCGTTTGTCCAGAACTCGACCACCGTCAGACGGATCAGCTCGTACCCGCAGGAAGTGTATGCCATCTCGCAgtccagcgccagcacGTTCGTCTCGCCCTCCACCCCGCGCGTGTTGCGGAACGGCAACAGCTTCGACATGGCGGCGTACGTGCAGGGCCGGAACACGTGGTGCTCCAGCGTTTTGCACCCCAGCGCAAACGGCGTGCAGGAGGTGCCTATCTCGCCACAGCAGCGGTACTGGAATGTCCGCATGTCCTTGTTATACTGCTCCTTCAGCACGTGGAACTGGCACTGCGTGGGCACCATGATGTCGCGCACATCGAACTTCTTCAGGCACCTGACACACGTCTCCAGACCCTCTTtctcctccgccgcgcTCTCCAAAGCGTCCTGCGCCGTGACATAGCCATTCTCGGACAGCACCTGCTCGCTCAGCACCAGGTTCCGTAGCGCGGCCAGCACCTCTGCCTTACTCACCTGCGGTGCCGGCGCCTCGTATCGCCCCTGTCGATTCAGGTTACCTTTGTGCCGCGCGATGTCACGCAGTAGCAAGCTCGCATTGAACATGTACCCGTGCTTCGAGCTGGACCGCTTGGCCACCTCGTGCTCCCATTGCACGGCCAGACCCTCCAGGTTGGCCTTCCGCGGTCTATATTTCTGGAGCTGTTCAAGTATCTTATGGATCACTTTCATCCGGCCCTCGTATGGGGCAGGCTGCATCCGCATATCTACAGGGCGCAGAACAGCCATTCTGCTGTCTCACCAAGCTGCCGAAGTACTGCGTCAGAACCCAATATACCCCAGTGTCCTTTTATTCGCTACTTGTGCCATCTTCAGAAACCGTGAAGATGAGGCAAGTGGGGCGATGGGCTCGAACGATAAAAAAGCAACGGCAGCAAAGAACGTATAAAATGCCATTTGCTGCTCGGCATCACCAGGAACCCCCAGCGTTGGTCAGCGGATAGGTGGGCTAGAGGAGACTCATAGCAAGTGTGCAGCACTAGTAGATCATCTATAGAGCGTTTTCTTTACCTTGTGTGTGTATTTTATGGTCTGCGGCGAGAGTAACGCGGCGGCCATCTCCGCGAAATATGTTGACAACGATCCCCTTCAGCGGCCAGCAGCCAGGGCAACGCCGGCGAACGAGAGTCATATCTGCGATCTAATGCCTCCCAAGGGTTGGAAGAAGGACGCACAGGGGAACTACCCCACAACGTCATACATAAAAGAGCAGGAGAAGCTAACGGTTGATGACTTGCTCTTCCCGAGGTCCATTATTACATCGCTGGCCAAGGACGCGGTACACCAGGCCGTGCAGACCGCGGAACAGGATCCGCGCGTGATGCTGTCGAAGGACGCGTCGCTGGCGTTGCAGCGGTCGTCGACAGTGTTTGTGAACCACCTGCTGATGCATGCACGTCAGATCGCACAGAGTAACGACCGCAAGTCCTGCAGCGGGGAGGACGTGCTGAAGGCGCTGGACCAAATCGGACTGGCGGGCTTTGAATCCGTGGTGCGAGAGCGGGTTGTGGAGTACGAGAAGGAGGtgcagcgccgccgcgcggaAAAGACGCCGGCTGCGGACGAGGGGCAGGCCGAGGAGGGTGACGCcgcggacgaggaggagggcaGTCACAAGCGCGCGAAGCTTGACGAGCATTAACGAACCATTGGGGAGCGGGTCCTATATATGTAGTATCATCCATAGTATAAATAGGGCACAGAGGCCAACAGACACGCTAACGGTCCAGAACTTTATATTATTCCACCACATCTTGCGCTTAATGCGGACAGCCTTGCGCTGGAAATTGAAGCTGGATTGGTTCAGCTGGGACGTCTGGTCTACCAGCAGGGAAATGCGCTCCTGGCGCTGCAGAAACTTGTCGATGTTGTCGTTCATCACACTGACAATGGTCTGCAGGTCTTGGTCTGTGGCGTTGCTGCTGGTGGGATCGTGGTATGATAACAGCTCCTGATGGAATTCCTTGAGTATTGCGTCCAAGTTCCGGTGCAGCACCGCATCGTCGGAGGTCTCCATCGCCTTTAGCCTCGTCAGCGCGCGCAGAGGCAGGATTTTGGGCGTACCTACCGACGCAAAGCACACAAGCACCTGGCCCGCATCATTCGTCGTGTAGTAGCAATCATAACCGTCGATGAACGTCATTGTAGTCTTGATCACTTTGTTTCCCGTCAGTCGGACGACCTTTGGGATCACAACCTCATGCACCAGATTATGGAACGACTCCTGCGTAACGTCTTTGTGCGCCCTATTGGACACGGC carries:
- the YCF1 gene encoding ATP-binding cassette glutathione S-conjugate transporter YCF1 (Syntenic homolog of Saccharomyces cerevisiae YDR135C (YCF1)); the protein is MGTMRAERGSRPDWGGGPISFYGDLELTFIDGVLLRGTALLMLAVGSARVWRLIARPHPGVKYRQDWLLMARLGCSAVFLALCAAAGATVQGDASIYWLTAASTAVAIVLQWISFMRAPVSDGVLLFYWLFEALVHVARSVNFTIRHFYEDQWPAGHRAFVFEILLVASALLVLALEAGPQKRKKPYQEIRELHSSRRRNPLEKAHIFQRITFSWMSEMMSNGYRRYLTERDLYQLPAEHDARTLSEDMEKRWQRELNKRARPSLAWVLFSSFSHKILLAVLFKICHDILAFTQPQLLRLLIKFVTEYSKARGDISAEEDVPLVRGFMLAVGMFLVSVVQTTVLQQYFLQAFDTGTDLRSGITSLIYKKALHLSNEASGTSATGDIVNLMSVDAQRLRDLTQWGNVIWSGPFQLCLCLYSLHRLLGPCIWVGVVLLLFTLPLNSYISRVLKRLQKEQMKNKDERTRLISEILNNIKSLKLYAWEIPYKEKLDYVRNQKELKTLRKMGLTTAFANFQYNIIPFLVSCSTFAVFVLTQKGRPLTTDLVFPALTLFNLLSFPLAVLPIAITSFIEASVAIGRLTNFLTAEELQRDAITREPAVKAPGGVAVALADNATFLWQRKPEYKVALKNINFRAKKSELTCIIGKVGSGKSALIQAMLGDLFRVNGSAVVRGNVAYVSQVAWIMNGTVRDNILFGHKYDAKFYQQTIKACALTVDLSILPDGDNTFVGEKGISLSGGQKARLSLARAVYARADTYLLDDPLAAVDEHVAKHLLQNVFGPNGLLKSKARVLTTNKITALEIADHIVLLENGEIVQQGTFSEVISDEDSAISKLVLHHGKKQNGAPTSGESSSPSSSAFEYDVVEPDLDLEKLADEELQVQDVFSLRRPSDATFKSISFAETAHEEHREQGKVKWSIYLEYAKACNPRHVVVFLCVLTLSMFLSVMGGVWLKHWSEVNTRYGYNPNVALYLGVYFMFGLGASLSTLIQSAILWIYCSIHASVYLHESMLAAVLRAPMSFFETTPIGRILNRFSNDIYKVDELLARTFSQFFANTTRVSFTIIVICVTTWQFTFFVIPLAMLYIYYQQYYLKTSRELRRLDSVTKSPVYAHFQETLNGVSSIRGYGQLDRFIHINQARINNNTSAYYPSMNVNRWLAYRLEFIGSCIIFFAATLSVFRLASGSLTSGMVGLSLSYALQITQSLNWIVRMTVEVETNIVSVERIKEYAELEPEAPQFIANSVPSGDWPKDGEIKFENYSTRYRPGLDLILRGINLHIKPHERVGIVGRTGAGKSSLALSLFRIIEAAEGHISIDGVPIDTIGLTDLRKKLSIIPQDSQVFEGTVRDNIDPTKQYTDEQIWKALELSHLADHVKGMGSDGLDTPLTEGGKNLSVGQRQLMCLARALLIPSRILVLDEATAAIDVETDKVIQDTIRSSFNDRTILTIAHRINTIMDSDKIVVLDKGTVAEFDTPENLLKKKEESIFYTLCKEAGLTS
- the HOG1 gene encoding mitogen-activated protein kinase HOG1 (Syntenic homolog of Saccharomyces cerevisiae YLR113W (HOG1)); the protein is MWRARTMASQEEFYRTQIFGTVFEITNRYADLNPVGMGAFGLVCSAVDTYTQQPVAIKKIMKPFSTAVLAKRTYRELKLLKHLRHENLICLEDIFLSPLEDIYFVTELQGTDLHRLLQTRPLEKQFLQYFLYQILRGLKYVHSAGVIHRDLKPSNILINENCDLKICDFGLARIQDPQMTGYVSTRYYRAPEIMLTWQKYNVEVDIWSAGCIFAEMIEGKPLFPGKDHVHQFSIITDLLGSPPKDVIDTICSENTLKFVTSLPHRDPVPFTERFKNLKPDAVDLLEKMLVFDPKKRITAGDALTHPYLAPYHDPTDEPVADAKFDWNFNDADLPVDTWRVMMYSEILDFHQVPDSQINPNDTFDDQVAAATAAAEAARQQQQQKQQQQKQQQQRHQGVEHGAQHVQLQHGAKQLSADPLVGDSNGGIPLNVSAANETLNNFANQAAQYATDFE
- the CCW12 gene encoding Ccw12p (Syntenic homolog of Saccharomyces cerevisiae YLR110C (CCW12) and YDR134C), yielding MQFSTVASIAAAAAVASAHANVTTATATRNQTTLVTITHCEDKTACTAHVSPALVSTATVTIDNVVTLSETWCPLSTTEAPKPPVSTAKPPASSNATVPPTETPVVSSFTGAAAKALPAAGALFAGAAALLL
- a CDS encoding AGR050Wp (Syntenic homolog of Saccharomyces cerevisiae YDR132C and YLR108C) — protein: MSERGEQFSMELPNVLPHENMYLVQIGHKLFRISGASLSSDSPSYFTEYFRRRGEEREVEEARDGKDILFIDRSPEVFELIYSHLQGYCITVRDELQYTMLFADAMYYSLPRLRDMLKHSEYYYTCIGGTSFKIPKDLLSAHGNSPNYFDVAVDSLYTGLEQMYLSRKPIRPPPQSPPYVARSPALFRDIIALLNGAEITMDDRKRNSLLKECRFYHFLNLEQRLLKAEVGYDPFYKSELITMQINDLSPKGIGVKAKSEKMAGCPGQEPEEPPAADSQDAPPAKRQRLCTDWHICSYMRPYLDSTPRDLIFQISAMDCIIYFNKRKKTIHVNIRGDTAIRFVSLFGSQMQQYGVSLDSYRDPALTDGLIIPCCVSVCDLTVNGIKCTNICSLIDECKITEKIPDFTRGDGCVPGLKLVLLKSMWRLGVKEGEIILVCIRGEAVTGVNEFHHNIKYL
- the FIN1 gene encoding Fin1p (Syntenic homolog of Saccharomyces cerevisiae YDR130C (FIN1)): MQQPLNDISNREAATRGSDVFKRLAGSPMRRDGAAMDKPAMRLSPGKHAYQTSPKRLLAPEHLRSLTQSVDRHFFNTARATGRPGSRDAAFTASPTKGDGGFSNMTVAGGDGSLSRIRNRFSPVKERKPILASEQEDGAATRQNLLAKLQREEDVTQVTRRNTRQNSEASRYKVGKSQIVTRSRNVKFELPEDRMIAIELQNLKQLIHTLIERQDQLEDRLTRLEEQP
- the REX3 gene encoding RNA exonuclease (Syntenic homolog of Saccharomyces cerevisiae YLR107W (REX3)), translating into MAVLRPVDMRMQPAPYEGRMKVIHKILEQLQKYRPRKANLEGLAVQWEHEVAKRSSSKHGYMFNASLLLRDIARHKGNLNRQGRYEAPAPQVSKAEVLAALRNLVLSEQVLSENGYVTAQDALESAAEEKEGLETCVRCLKKFDVRDIMVPTQCQFHVLKEQYNKDMRTFQYRCCGEIGTSCTPFALGCKTLEHHVFRPCTYAAMSKLLPFRNTRGVEGETNVLALDCEMAYTSCGYELIRLTVVEFWTNAVLFDEIVQPLGEIIDLNTQFSGVHEIDRAVAKTFEEAREVFLSPAMINENSILIGHGLENDLNVLRIIHDKIIDTAILYPNGKFKSSLRNLAFQELSRRIQTGEHDSSEDAIAAMDVVKHKLGIPLDRKTW
- the DPB4 gene encoding DNA polymerase epsilon noncatalytic subunit (Syntenic homolog of Saccharomyces cerevisiae YDR121W (DPB4)), translating into MVCGESNAAAISAKYVDNDPLQRPAARATPANESHICDLMPPKGWKKDAQGNYPTTSYIKEQEKLTVDDLLFPRSIITSLAKDAVHQAVQTAEQDPRVMLSKDASLALQRSSTVFVNHLLMHARQIAQSNDRKSCSGEDVLKALDQIGLAGFESVVRERVVEYEKEVQRRRAEKTPAADEGQAEEGDAADEEEGSHKRAKLDEH
- the NYV1 gene encoding Nyv1p (Syntenic homolog of Saccharomyces cerevisiae YLR093C (NYV1); 1-intron), with amino-acid sequence MKNYSLTFVEIVNRDKSTTRCQWYHDATAGSAGYGAVSNRAHKDVTQESFHNLVHEVVIPKVVRLTGNKVIKTTMTFIDGYDCYYTTNDAGQVLVCFASVGTPKILPLRALTRLKAMETSDDAVLHRNLDAILKEFHQELLSYHDPTSSNATDQDLQTIVSVMNDNIDKFLQRQERISLLVDQTSQLNQSSFNFQRKAVRIKRKMWWNNIKFWTVSVSVGLCALFILWMILHI